Proteins encoded by one window of Halanaerobiaceae bacterium ANBcell28:
- a CDS encoding chemotaxis protein CheX, with translation MGISKEIIQACENTLPTFAFSISFVSETREMTLNSSEEVNILIGLSNGLQGNVVISFSRKAALKIISAMMGGMEVGEIDNIGESALGEMVNILMGSAIALLPDNIIELSPPTIVQGSDIYLMISNIAAQKMEFKIDEESFFIRYAIQ, from the coding sequence ATGGGTATCTCCAAAGAAATTATTCAAGCCTGTGAAAATACTTTGCCTACATTTGCTTTTAGTATAAGTTTCGTATCAGAAACTAGAGAAATGACGCTTAATTCTTCAGAGGAAGTTAATATATTAATAGGTTTAAGTAATGGGTTACAGGGAAATGTTGTTATAAGTTTTAGTAGGAAAGCTGCCTTAAAAATCATCTCAGCTATGATGGGTGGAATGGAAGTAGGAGAAATAGATAATATAGGAGAAAGTGCTTTAGGTGAAATGGTGAATATTTTAATGGGTAGTGCAATAGCTCTTTTACCTGATAATATTATAGAACTATCACCTCCCACAATTGTTCAGGGAAGTGATATCTATCTAATGATAAGTAATATAGCTGCCCAAAAGATGGAGTTCAAAATTGACGAAGAAAGTTTTTTTATAAGATATGCTATACAATAA
- a CDS encoding chemotaxis protein CheX has product MKKNILNTYSKFFKRSIQEVSKELLDLEFHELIEKRNLISQKKILVIIGMTGDYQGRFLLESSEETAETITEIMNYAPLESEEDLYLYMGEFANILSGRLITYINNSEQNKIIRLSPPAIFSGRNLKISTDNIEDRKIYYGNKDIYLKLDLAFKGVE; this is encoded by the coding sequence ATGAAGAAAAATATTCTTAATACATACAGTAAGTTTTTTAAAAGATCTATACAGGAAGTGTCTAAGGAATTGTTGGATTTAGAATTTCATGAACTTATTGAAAAAAGAAATTTAATATCTCAAAAAAAAATACTTGTAATTATCGGTATGACTGGAGATTATCAGGGTAGGTTTTTGTTAGAAAGCTCTGAAGAGACAGCTGAAACAATAACAGAAATAATGAATTATGCTCCATTGGAATCAGAAGAGGACTTATATCTTTATATGGGGGAGTTTGCAAACATCTTATCAGGAAGATTAATTACTTACATAAATAATTCCGAGCAGAACAAAATTATAAGACTCAGTCCACCAGCTATATTTTCTGGGCGAAATTTGAAAATAAGTACAGACAATATAGAAGACAGAAAAATTTACTACGGAAATAAAGATATTTATTTGAAACTAGATTTAGCATTTAAAGGGGTGGAATAA
- a CDS encoding response regulator, with translation MKKDINVLVVDDSPFVFKAVKRSLEAKGLNVIGNARNGKIGLELIEKYNPDLITLDVTMPVMDGIETAKNIYKKNPEAKVIMMSAMGDEALIGEAREIGIDHFIHKPFKGDMLFSKVKEMFGDDI, from the coding sequence ATGAAGAAAGATATTAATGTACTTGTAGTGGATGATTCACCTTTTGTATTTAAAGCGGTAAAAAGGTCATTAGAAGCAAAGGGACTTAATGTTATTGGAAATGCAAGAAATGGGAAAATAGGACTAGAATTAATAGAAAAATATAATCCGGATTTGATAACTCTTGATGTTACAATGCCTGTTATGGACGGTATTGAAACAGCCAAAAACATTTATAAAAAAAATCCTGAGGCCAAAGTTATTATGATGAGTGCCATGGGAGATGAGGCTCTTATAGGAGAAGCCAGAGAAATTGGGATAGATCATTTCATACATAAACCCTTTAAAGGAGATATGCTTTTTTCCAAGGTGAAGGAAATGTTTGGTGATGATATATAA
- a CDS encoding cobalamin-dependent protein (Presence of a B(12) (cobalamin)-binding domain implies dependence on cobalamin itself, in one of its several forms, or in some unusual lineages, dependence on a cobalamin-like analog.) has protein sequence MCDFASRLKKLRKEKKLRQKDLAEELDLAQTTIANYEKNTRFPNQETLIQIAEFFDVSLDYLLGRSKKPSFIKEILEFSKEENYKDINPIAEKYLEVLLSAKKDNTYQFIEKILSEGANIESIYQDIFEPALKKIGYLWETNQINVADEHIFSNIITEHMAILRKEFAKKTDDNKPTILALAVSGEQHNIGLMMVRDMFELNGWNTYYLGTNTPASSVIKAIKEYRPKIIALSITMDFFLDTAKNLINTIRNDNECNKVKIMVGGAPFSKHSWKEIGADGYAKNAGEAVDLANKLLAE, from the coding sequence ATGTGTGATTTTGCTTCCCGTTTAAAAAAATTAAGAAAGGAAAAAAAACTAAGACAGAAAGATTTAGCTGAAGAACTTGATTTAGCACAAACTACTATAGCTAATTATGAAAAAAATACTCGTTTTCCTAATCAGGAAACCTTAATACAAATAGCAGAATTTTTCGATGTATCTCTTGACTATTTACTGGGACGTTCTAAGAAACCTTCATTTATAAAAGAAATACTAGAGTTCTCAAAAGAAGAAAACTATAAAGATATAAACCCTATTGCAGAAAAATACTTAGAGGTATTATTATCTGCTAAGAAAGATAATACATATCAATTTATTGAAAAGATATTAAGTGAAGGAGCAAATATTGAAAGTATCTATCAAGATATCTTTGAACCTGCTTTGAAGAAGATAGGTTACCTCTGGGAGACAAACCAAATCAATGTAGCAGATGAACATATTTTTTCTAATATAATTACAGAACATATGGCCATACTACGGAAAGAATTCGCCAAAAAAACTGATGATAACAAGCCAACTATACTGGCGCTGGCTGTTAGTGGAGAACAACATAATATTGGCTTAATGATGGTGCGAGATATGTTTGAACTAAATGGCTGGAATACTTATTACTTAGGAACTAACACACCTGCTTCTAGTGTGATTAAGGCCATAAAGGAATATAGGCCAAAAATTATTGCTCTTTCAATAACTATGGACTTTTTCCTGGATACAGCTAAAAATCTAATTAATACTATTCGCAATGATAATGAATGTAATAAAGTAAAAATAATGGTAGGTGGAGCACCCTTTAGCAAACATAGTTGGAAAGAAATTGGAGCAGATGGCTATGCCAAAAATGCAGGAGAAGCTGTAGATCTTGCAAATAAACTGCTGGCTGAATAA
- a CDS encoding translation factor GTPase family protein, with product MNITVGVAAHVDAGKTTFSEGLLYHTNTIREMGRVDHQNAYLDTHQIEKERGITIFAEQAVMEYKGDNYYLIDTPGHVDFSAEMERTIMVMDYAIIIVSAVEGIQCHTETVWHLLRKHGIPAFFFINKTDRVGADVDRVLDEIRANLSEDALLLNNSIEEELDEDIIEFVAERNDKLLELYLDGKYDKKLWIEEIKKMIKENNLYICSSGSALQDQGVIEFFDNFHHLTFSNYSDSKKKDLNMMKKESAHKQKEKDCAYAARVYKIGHDDNANRITHMKILDGSINVRDEITYKFGEKEVSEKVNQVRIYNGKKYQAVERAEAGQLIGVLGLSKSKVGQGLGALLGKDAIYNMVPTLKSSLVYDSTLNVKEVLAAFNILNEEDPALKLSWEEELQEIQISVMGPIQLEILKAIVKDRFDISVDFAEPGIIYKETIKGEVIGYGHFEPLKHYAEVHLKIEAGKRDSGIVFENLAHVDDLSKGNQNLVRQHIFEREHKGLLTGSPLSDLKITLLTGAAHNKHTHGGDFREATYRALWQGLEKAEKILLEPYYGFKIKVDLDDMGRVMSDIEKASGSFEAPKTFADKAIIRGRAPVATFMNYPTELLAFTAGKGMINLVFAGYDICHNSEEIIEKIAYDKDAEREYSSSSVFCAKGKGYIVPWDQAEAKMHCG from the coding sequence GTGAATATTACAGTAGGAGTTGCAGCCCATGTTGATGCAGGTAAAACTACATTTTCTGAAGGGCTTTTATATCATACAAATACTATTCGAGAAATGGGTAGGGTGGATCATCAAAATGCCTACCTGGATACTCATCAGATAGAGAAAGAAAGAGGTATTACTATCTTTGCAGAACAGGCTGTAATGGAATACAAAGGTGATAATTATTATTTGATAGATACTCCTGGCCATGTTGACTTTTCAGCAGAGATGGAAAGAACTATTATGGTGATGGATTATGCTATTATCATCGTTAGTGCAGTAGAAGGTATTCAATGCCATACGGAGACAGTATGGCATTTGCTTAGGAAGCATGGGATTCCTGCTTTTTTTTTTATAAATAAGACAGATAGGGTAGGGGCTGATGTAGATAGAGTCCTTGATGAAATAAGAGCTAATTTAAGTGAAGATGCTCTTCTACTTAATAATTCTATAGAAGAAGAACTTGATGAAGATATTATTGAGTTTGTAGCTGAGAGAAATGATAAGCTACTGGAATTGTACTTAGATGGTAAATATGATAAAAAGCTCTGGATAGAAGAAATCAAAAAAATGATCAAGGAAAATAACTTATATATCTGTTCTAGTGGATCCGCTTTACAGGATCAAGGAGTCATAGAATTTTTTGATAATTTTCATCATTTAACATTTAGCAATTATAGTGATAGTAAAAAGAAAGATTTAAATATGATGAAAAAAGAAAGTGCCCATAAGCAAAAAGAAAAAGATTGTGCTTATGCTGCTAGAGTATATAAAATAGGTCATGATGATAATGCAAATAGAATAACACATATGAAAATATTAGATGGTAGTATAAATGTAAGAGATGAAATTACTTATAAATTTGGAGAAAAAGAAGTTTCTGAAAAGGTAAATCAAGTGAGAATCTATAATGGCAAAAAGTATCAAGCTGTAGAAAGGGCTGAGGCTGGTCAATTAATTGGAGTCTTAGGATTATCAAAAAGCAAGGTTGGACAAGGATTAGGTGCTTTACTTGGCAAAGATGCTATTTATAATATGGTACCTACCCTTAAGTCAAGTCTTGTATATGATTCAACGCTGAATGTAAAGGAAGTTCTGGCTGCTTTTAATATTCTTAATGAAGAAGATCCAGCTTTAAAGCTAAGTTGGGAAGAAGAATTACAGGAGATTCAAATCAGTGTTATGGGACCGATACAATTAGAAATTCTGAAAGCGATTGTCAAAGATAGATTTGATATTTCTGTAGATTTCGCTGAACCAGGCATAATTTACAAAGAAACTATCAAAGGTGAAGTAATTGGCTATGGTCATTTTGAGCCTCTTAAGCATTATGCTGAAGTTCACCTAAAGATAGAGGCTGGCAAAAGAGATAGTGGTATTGTATTTGAAAACCTGGCTCATGTAGATGATTTAAGCAAAGGAAATCAAAATCTTGTTAGACAGCATATATTTGAAAGAGAGCATAAAGGCTTACTTACAGGAAGTCCATTAAGTGATTTGAAAATCACTTTATTAACAGGTGCAGCACACAATAAACATACCCATGGAGGAGATTTTCGAGAGGCTACTTACAGGGCCCTTTGGCAGGGCCTAGAAAAAGCCGAAAAAATTCTCCTGGAACCTTATTATGGTTTTAAGATAAAAGTAGATTTAGATGATATGGGTAGAGTTATGTCTGATATTGAGAAGGCTAGTGGCTCATTTGAAGCTCCTAAAACTTTTGCAGATAAAGCTATTATTAGGGGGAGGGCCCCTGTAGCGACATTTATGAATTATCCTACAGAACTACTGGCTTTTACAGCAGGGAAGGGTATGATAAATTTAGTCTTTGCTGGCTATGATATTTGTCATAATTCAGAAGAGATTATTGAAAAAATTGCATATGATAAAGATGCAGAGAGAGAGTATAGCTCGTCTTCAGTTTTTTGTGCTAAGGGTAAGGGCTATATAGTACCATGGGATCAAGCTGAGGCTAAAATGCATTGTGGTTAA